The following proteins come from a genomic window of Pyxidicoccus sp. MSG2:
- a CDS encoding MerR family transcriptional regulator — MALTVSQVARLAKVSVRALHHYDEIGLLSPSERSEAGYRLYTQADLQRLQQVLFFRELEFPLEEIRRILGDPSFDLRSALRMQRQLLSERAARLDALLGAVDSALDALEKGKTMDQEKMFEAFGDFDPTKYEAEVKERWGDTEAYRESARRSARYTKQDWQEMKAELDRIQQALAEQLDAGRAPSEPAAMDLAEQWRQHISKWFYPCSYAMHRGLGEMYVSDSRFMENIDRVKPGLARFTRDAILANAERHGG, encoded by the coding sequence ATGGCCCTTACGGTGAGTCAGGTGGCCCGGCTGGCGAAGGTGAGCGTCCGGGCGCTGCATCATTACGACGAAATCGGCCTGCTGAGCCCTTCGGAGCGCAGCGAGGCCGGTTACCGGCTGTACACCCAGGCGGACCTGCAGCGGTTGCAGCAGGTGCTCTTCTTCCGGGAGCTGGAGTTCCCGCTGGAGGAGATTCGCCGCATCCTGGGGGACCCTTCTTTCGACCTCCGCTCCGCCCTGCGGATGCAGCGGCAATTGCTGTCGGAGCGTGCCGCGCGGCTGGACGCGCTACTGGGCGCCGTGGACTCGGCGCTGGACGCACTGGAGAAGGGGAAGACCATGGACCAGGAGAAGATGTTCGAGGCCTTCGGCGACTTCGACCCGACGAAGTACGAGGCCGAGGTGAAGGAGCGCTGGGGCGACACGGAGGCCTACAGGGAATCCGCCCGGAGGTCGGCGCGCTACACGAAGCAGGACTGGCAGGAGATGAAGGCGGAGTTGGACCGCATCCAGCAGGCGCTGGCGGAGCAGCTCGATGCGGGCCGCGCGCCGAGCGAGCCGGCGGCGATGGACCTGGCCGAGCAGTGGCGGCAGCACATCTCGAAGTGGTTCTACCCGTGCTCGTACGCCATGCACCGGGGCCTGGGGGAGATGTACGTGAGTGACTCCCGCTTCATGGAGAACATCGACCGGGTGAAGCCGGGGCTCGCGCGCTTCACGCGTGACGCCATCCTCGCCAACGCGGAACGGCACGGCGGGTAG